The sequence AATGGTATTTCCTACCTTTTTAAAAAGCAAATCCAATGGGACTGAAATTTCGTGGCCGTCTATATGCCTGCAAGACAGTACAGACATACGAAAGAATGATAGTTGTTGTCTCCTTCGAAAAAATTTGATTATTCGTCTATTCCCACGAAAAAAACTGGTGTTTACCTTCGAATTCCAGCTAACGTGATCGATTATTACTAAGTCATTCATACATTTCATTTTCTCTCTTCCTCAACTCTCGGCATTGATTCTAACATgccagaggagaagaagaaaaattagtaACAGTACACAAGCTTCACCAGTGGTTGTGTAATGGTTACTAGTTTGAAGTAACAAAGATGATCCGAATAATTACAGAAGAAGAATGCAAGTTCAACTCTGAGCtaccaattttttattttggtgCAATATATATCTTGATTAAAGTTTAACTTCAACTGACATTATTTTCCGATGTCAATGTTTGCAGTGCTTTCTCCGTCTGGCCAGTCACAAAGCTCAAAACCAATGAATCATAACACGTTGATTTACGTTCTTTCGGGAGGGTTAATACTGCTTTTCATTTGCTTGATCTTGTTAATATTGTTTCGGAAATTCGCCAAGCCTGTGGAGTTGAAGGAGATAATTTTGCGAAGTAAACGAAAAATGGGTGAGGATAATTAATGTTCCCAAAAATTGGAAAATATttgcaaagtaaaaaaaaaattgttgtaatttttgttttaaccataattggattttgATTTGCAGCTGCACCTGACTACTTCAGCGGTAATCTTAGAACGATAAGTTATTTTGATTTTCGGACTTTGAGAAAGGCGACAAAGAATTTCAATCCTGCGAACTTGCTTGGAAGTGGTGGATTTGGACGGGTGTATAAGGTACAATAGCATAACATTTCATTGCGAACTAATATCTCCAGATCAAATATTTGCCCTATAGTATCCattagaaatcaagagttgcattTGTTTGTTGACAGGGAAAGCTAAGGGATGGGAGAGCAGTAGCTGTCAAAAAATTGTCCCAGAAATCCGAACAAGGTGAACCGGAATTTCTCGGAGAAGTGAGGATGATTACGAGTATCCAACACAAAAACTTGGTTCGACTTCTGGGGTGTTGTTCAGACGGGTCTCAACGACTTCTTGTATACGAATATATGAAGAACGGAAGCTTAGACAGTGTATTATTCGGTACGCATCTGTGTCAATTTTACTTGCGCATACATTTTATCCATTGTTAAGCTGGGTACAGTAATCTAGTGTACATTGAAACAATCTAAGCTTATAACTCATTCAAACATATTCCATGCGACAACAGGAAAGGGTGAGCATTTCCTCAATTGGAGCACAAGGTACCAAATAATTCTTGGCATTGCTAGAGGGTTGCAGTACTTGCATGAAGATTCACATATACGGATTGTTCACCGTGATATTAAGGCAAGCAACATTCTCCTCGACGAGAGACTCCAGCCGAAAATTGGAGACTTTGGGCTAGCAAGGTTCTTTCCTGAAGACGAGGCGTATTTAAGCACCAACTTTGCTGGAACCCTGTAAGCCTTGTTTATATCGTTTTTAGTTGGCTTGTTTGAGTGCATATGACTGGATCTAGTCCTAGTTGTGATATAAAACAAAGACGAATTGGAGATGATTATTTATTTTATCTCCATTTGTGGTGCTCCCAGGGGCTATACTGCTCCAGAATACGCCATTAGAGGAGAATTAACAGAGAAAGCAGACATTTACAGCTTCGGAGTCATAGTCCTTGAGATCATCAGCTGCAGGAGAAACACCGATCTTTCTCTATCTACGGAAATGCAGTATCTCCCGGAATATGTAAGCCTAAGTGCTAATCAGTTCTAGTCTTTGCAATTTTTGCTTCATTCTCTTATGGTTGTCTATCTTACTGGAGCTGGCCAGATATTCGGCTAGTAATCACCTTAATTTCACCCATATATCACCTTAGTTTAGATTGTTGCAGTTGAAATTCATTTCTTTTCGAAATTTTTTTTGTAGGCATGGAAGCTTTACGAGAGATCCAGAGTAACAGAAATAGTTGATCCGAAGCTACAAAAAGACGGGTTCGTCGAGAAAGATGTATTGCAAGCAATTCATGTAGCTTTCTTATGTCTTCAACCTGATCCTAGTTTGAGACCCCCCATGTCAGACATTGTTGCAATGTTAACTTGCAAAGTAAATTTAGTTTCAACTCCTACTCCAGTGAAACCAGTGTTCTTGGGTCGCAAAAGACCAAACAGCGACAACGACATCAAAACAAGTACTCTTCATCATACATCAAGGGAGACTGTATCTACTGAAATATCCTACCCTTCACCTCTGTTAACTGATTCCACTCTCTCCATAAATATCAGACCCTAACATGAAACGAATTGTTTTGTTCCAATTAACTGCAAAATTGGAAGCATGTCCATTTGAACATTCTGTTGATTATTCGTTGTGCTTTGGATTAAAGCGATAGACTAAGAACATTTTGTACTGGTTCTTGTAAACTTTAATTAAGAACTGTTTTGATGAATATATCAGCATAGTGCCTGTTTTATGATGCAGCATTCAACTTTAACTAAGTATAGAGGGACTCGAGAGTATTCATGTGACTATTATTCGAGCATTGCAAAATTTTGACTCAACTTTAACTAAGGCTATAAAATTGTACGACTTTTTATACTATTTGTCAAATGACATACTTACAAGCCAAGGTTATATATGCTCTAGATATGAAAGTATATGAAGCTTCGAACATCCCTTGAATATGAAATAAACTATATGACATACATGTAATAATAACTAGTTGGGTTCCTTTGTCTAGTACAGTGGGTAATACCCACCCATACGTCTATATCCTCATTGTTTTCTTGCTGTGCTTCTTTCACTTCATTGTCTTCTTCTTATTTTATCTGCTGCAATATCGCCTTCAGTCCTCCTCTTGCATTTGTGCGCACTGATTTTTTTGGTTCTCAATTCTTCCTTTTATCTTTAGTCTCTCTGGCCAACCTTAACCACTTCTTAGTttcttgtttatctttttttgcTGTTCAACCACATTTATCATACCCATGTCTGAATGTTCCACATAACCCACTCAACACGACGGAGCTAGAAACTTTTTATACGAGGGgctaatctaaaaaataataataatttaattaTAACTATTTTCTTCTATCTAAATACTAAGACTTTTGAAGAATGTGTTATGAAATTGTCAGAAAACAGGGGGCGCGGGAGCCACCCATTTAGCTCTGTCCCTGCTCTGCAACATCACTTAGTGTAATCTCTACTAAACAGAATAATTAATCCTTCAACTTCTTTTCATGTTCTTCAATATCCAAAGAAATTTTCGCCAAGCGATTCCATATTACGATAAGAGAATCAACACTCGGATATTGACATGGGTTGTAATTAATCTCCCTCCAGCTAGCGCAAGGTGACCAAAGTCCATCAACAAAATTCAATACGCCTGATAAACTCAGAGTATACTACTAATTTCATTGGCTGTACTACGCGTACCCATGTTTACGTTTTTACCAATATCATTCTTTAGTTGGTTGTATTTTTTCATAATGAGTAATAAAATTGGAAttgattgagcaaaaaaaaaagaaaaaaatatcacctCCCTCATATCGTGGTGTTTGGTCTTGGTTTAAACATTTAAATATCATCAATATGGTGATCATGAAGGTTCACGATCGATGAAGCCCGTTTAACAAGTCGATTGAGAAATGCTAGACAAAGCCAAAAGCAAACCAAGCCCTCGCCACCTGTGAGTGgaacccaaaaaaaaattaatgttagTATTTTTCTTGGGCAAAATATCACGGTTAGCTGGATGAGATCTCATCATCACCGCAAGTTCTTGGGACAAACACTCCATATTGATAATATCTCGATCATGGGAACAACACTCTCCATGTTGATAATTGATacacaattttttattttagtttcttCATAGCTACATAGTACTAGCAACATGGTGAGCTTCGATGATATCctttgaattttttattttgatcgaTATCCTTGAATataatttctttatattttgGATTATGAGCTGTATGCAGCGTTAATTAATTTGCTGTTATGATATCTCTATGTATatattaatggcaactgcaagatgaaacttagcttatataaagacaactctctttattgatgtttagaaaatctctcaaaactaaacgcAAGCATTAATCTtgttcatatgatcaaccacaactttggtgatcatatatatatagaactatgaattccttttcataGTCTTATtatcttattacatgtctttcttttcttagaactagatgacttctaattcccttaggattacatcaatttcctaatcttgtcctaaccagcttgttagtgatttctatgttgaagtttaaccaacattctccccgttaagcttcaaccttacccgtgacatatcttgtactccaatcaattgtctcatttcttcaaatttgatccgagctaatgcctttgtcaatatatctgctttctgctcagttcatggtatgtgttcaacgttaatgacctcattctcgatgcattctcgtatgaaatgataccttttctGAATGTGTTTTtccttcccatgaaacactggatttttagtgagtgcaattgcagacttattatcaatcttgatgagaacttttcaggttctcttcctttgatttcacccaacagttcttgaagccatattgattgtttagctgcttctgttgcagccataaactcagcttcacaggatgagagggctactgtgtcttgcttctgtgagcaCCATGTGATAGGTGCATCTCCTAGGTAGAAGATATGACCTGtcgtactttttccatcatcttggtcaatattatgactgctgtcactatacccaacaattctttttgatcctcctcgaccatacttcaatccatagctgattgttcctcttagatatctcaatatctgctttattacatcaccatgagacttgcgtggactctgcatataacggcttgctactcccacaaagAAAGACAAGTCtggtcttgttgattttcgcagtggaatgggttgagttatttcatcgatctcttcttcttcttcttcttcttcttcttcttcttcttcttcttcttctacttcttcgttattctcagtggtttcattattctcttcttcttcttgattaacatcattgtttccattggtattgatgattatgggtccttcgccttcatcaattacttgaccccatctcatgtgaaacattcctggatccctacttggtccatcattagtttctttccagttccagtttgctttttcatcgaataccacatcacgactcactatcactcttttcgttgttggattgaataatttgtaagatttggatccaggctcaattcctagattcacaagagtctgagatcgatcatccagtttcttaaaagttgcagaatcaacttttgcgtatgctttgcaaccaaacacttttaaatgatctatgtttggttttctctttcgcaagctttcatatggagtcatgccTTTCATAGCTTTCGTacgtatcctgtttattaggtatgtggagtgttgtacagcttctccccatagataattaggtacctgcatagcctttaaagaacttcttgtcatctccattagagtcatgtttctcctctccaccactccgttttgttgtggtgtatatggtgctgtgagtttccttttgattccatttgactcatagaacttgttgaactctatggaagtgaactctcctcctctatcagttctaagcattttgacctcctcttttaactctttttctatcagatttctgaaagctttgaatctgtcaaatgcttcactcttttctttcataagaatagaccacatatatcttgagaagtcatctataataacaaatatgtatttgttatttgcaagggtttgtggtgtaataggaccacataaatcagcatgaagaagctctaatggctttgaggctctgaatgttgttgcttttgggaaaccttgacgagtttgtttcccaactaaacatgattcacagatttttgcttcatcaattatctgtggtagtcctcgaaccatcttgttctgagacattgcctttaaggttctgaaacttatgtgtcctaaccttgcgtgccacttccatgtctgatcttccagtctcatattcagacacaatggccttccaatcatgagacttatcttgtagagtctattctgcgagcgtgagactctaactaaaagttttccacttgggtcatgaactgttagataatcttgtcgcattctaacatcacatccaacttctgtagcttgtcctaaacttagaatgttgctttgtaagtttgggatgaagtagatgtttgtgacaagcttctgttctccggtcttgctatgaaatagaattgatcctttcccttcaatttctacagaagatccatccccaaacttcacttgtcctttgattttctcattgagttcagaaaagtagtgtctcttaccagtcatgtgattgctggctccattatctaaataccagattccttcttctccatcctttgattcgtagttctttggtattagtttcccttcgtttaagaatacaacttcgtgcatgaaaagagttgtatctgcttcccttgtttcattcttgtttgtttcttccatcttttgtattctttcagggcatacagaggagaagtgtcctggtttatcataTCTGTaataaataatgtttgatctatccttcttttctttcccttggttttgatcattctgacttgttgttctatcttgtaagttaaaccttcctccccttcctcggcctttgtttcctctaccacctcttccacgacctcttcctcttgtcgcagagttttgttggtaagagtttgtgtacaagagttttccttgagtttctccattgttttcttcatcaaggattctttcttcatatgctttcaatcttccaattatatcttcatagctagtcttctttaaatctaagacttgttcgagagaagctatgatatgaatatacttggatcttggtaaactattgagaaacttctttaccagtttatcttcatcaatggattgtccaagtgacacagcttttgaggctatatctgatagctttcctgcaaagctatcaatagtatcagtgtctttcatcttcaatctttcaaattcagacattaaggtttgcagacggcttctttaactcgaccagctccgagattacgtgcctttattgcatcccaaattttatttgaagtttcctgttcaccaacttgtagaacaaggcattctggtattgcttgaaagagtaatccaatggcaacattgtttttgtctgggtccaatgtaccaggatcaattgtttcccaaactttgtagattttcatcagtaccttcattctcatggcccatactgtgtagtttgtggcgttgaggattgaaacttgtattgatggtggcgtgaattgttttgcacccacaatggtggtttcgttttccatggctcagaaacaagctctgataccaattaatggcaactgcaagatgaaacttagcttatataaagacaactctctttattgatgtttataaaatctctcaaaactaaacacaagctctaatctttatcatatgatcaaccacaactttggtgatcatatatatatagaactatgaattccttttcctagtcctattaccttattacatgtatttccttttcttagaactagatgacttctaattcccttaggattacatcaatttcctaatcttgtcctaaccagcttgttagtgacttctatgttgaagtttaaccaacatataTATCATAGTGTTTTGATTTTTAGACATAGGAAAATTTTCACATCCTCACTGGTCTATTCTTTCCCAAGCTAGACTAAGATATATAGGTTTTTCCTTGATAAAATCTTTCTTTATCGCTCTCTcattatatctctttttctctcttcatCGGTTAGCAAAAGTGAGTAATTATGTCGTGGTATAAAGATCCTCAGTTGTTTATAGAATATTCTATTCACCAGAAACGTTTTTACGTGTACCGGAAACAAATAGAATTCGGTACCCATCTCGAGGATTATGATTTCAAGAGACGGGATGGAGAAGTTAATTACTCTGATCATTTCTCCAATCTGGTTACTGAGATCGATCTTCTAAATGTTTTCAATTCTACCTTCCCTAACCACTATAACCTGGTCGTAAACTGTAAAGGTTGGGTGGCCAATATAGACATAAAGACTTGGTTTCAGGTGGAGTCATACTCACCTTTTTGGAGTCTACCTGGTCTTACAAGAAAACATACGGTTACAGAATTGGAGAAACAAGCTCTGGAAAAAACAGTTTTTGAATTACAAGCTATGGTTTGTTAGAAAATAAGTGACATGTAGATTGAGAGAAAGTAATCTAAAACGAAAGATTGATATTATCCTGAGTCGAGGATTGCTCTTTCCTTAAGACAATATTTGCACTCTCTTATTCCTACTGCAATGAGTTACAGCAAATTGTCTCCCAAGATAAAACAGGATCAGTTCTTTCCTATTGGATATCACTTGCAGAATGATAACCAATTCACAAACAACAACCAGAAGAAAGATATGATCGTTTTTTCATGTCTTTCAAAGTCTGAACATACGTCTATATAGAGAGTTTGAATGGTTTCCTTGAACAGTTGCAATCTTTTGCAACTGCTTTATCCAAACCATACGCCTGTTCAAGTATTTTGAATTTGAAATACCTCTTTGTCAACAGACACAATTGTTAAGCAATATTTGTAGTTATCCAAACTGATTTGCAGTTACAAACAGTTACCCAAATATTCAAAATTCCTAACAATCCCCCCAATTTTCGAGATTTGGGTACATAAGAAACTCTTGTTCAATCTGTATGTAATCGTCAGGCTTATGCATATATGAAGGTgtctttcgacttgaacctccaCTTAGTCTGGCCACATCAAAAATTTTCAAGGTGCTTAGTGAACATAATCTTGAACTAGTAACCTTATGTTGACAAACCGGATATAACAGACACACAAGCCTTTGTTTAGTTGTGTTTGCAACTTACCGGCACATTTATAGCCTTGTGCCCTTTACTTGGGTTTTCATTAGAACTTACGAGACAAGCCTTGGGTCTCGCTGGAAGCGGCTTAACTTCCTGCACTAATATAGGTGAATCTATTAGCATACTGTATCCTATGCTTTACCATAGATTCATTAAAAGATATATTCTTATCCTCTTATTTTTCCATACAGACACACACTACATTGGATGGTTTAGAGAATACTTCTCTGAAATATTTAGTGCATCTTTTGGTTACCTCTATGAATGGTTTTTCCCATTGAACCAATAGACCAGAGGCTATCAAGTTATTGGTTGGGTTCCATCATAGTCTACCCATTCTGTTAAAGGCTTTAAACCCATCCCTCTGGACGATTTCCAGACTACATCCCTTACAAGACCTTTTGTAAAGGGATCAGCCAAATTATCTTTGGACTTGATATAATTTATTGATACTACTCCAGTTTTGAGTAAATCTTTtacatagctatgtctcagacttATATTTCTATTTTTTCCGTTATAAACTTTGTTATAAGCACGTGATAGCATAGCTTCACTATCACAACGTAAAGATATTGCAGGCATTGGCTTAGGCCAAGAGGAATCTCTAACAACAAATTCCTAAGCCATTCCGCTTCCTTGCACGCTGCCGCTAGAGCTATAAACTCTGCTTCCATTTTTGAATGGGAATTACATGTTTGCTTTTCCGAAGCCCATGATATCGCAGCCCCTGCAAGAGTAAAAATCCACCCACTTGTGGATTTAGCTTCATTGGAACTTGTTATCCAATTTGCATCTGTATAGCCTTCTAAAACTGGAGGATAACCTGAATAGCACAAACCATAATCCATTGCTCCCTTCAAGTATCTAAAAATTCTAGATACAACATTCCAATGGATACTTCCTGGATTATTAGTAAATCTACTAACCACCCCAACAGCAAACGCTATATATGGACGTGTACAGTGCATTGCATACATTAGGCTGCCAATTGTACTCACATATTCTAGTTGAGATATTGCACGCCCTTCATTCTTTATCAGTTTGACACTGGATCAAAAGGTGTTGAGGCTGTTTTACCATTTTCATGCTTATATTTTTTAAGCATTTTGTCTATGTAATGAGACTGTGATAAAACAATACCATTCGACGATCTTATAACTTTGATACCTAGTATCATATTAGCCTCGCCCATGTCTTTCATATCGAAACAAGATGACAAGAACTGTTTGGTATCCACTGCTATTTGCAAATCAGTAGCAAATGTTAGCATGTCGTCGACATAAAGACAAATTATGACTCCTTTTCCTTGAGCAAATTTATTATATACACACTTATCGGCTTCGTTTATTTGGAAACCGTTACTTATAACCTTTTGCTCAAATTTTTCGTGTCACTGTTTAGGGGCTTGTTTCAAGCCATACAATGACTTCACAAGTTTGCACACCTTGTTTTCTTGGCCTTTCAAAATAAATCCCTCCGGTTGTTCCATATAGATTTCTTCGTCTAGCTCTCCATTCAGAAAAGcagttttcacatccatttggtgaacaaCCAAGTTATAAATGGATGCCAAACCAATCAATACTCGAATAGTGCTTATTCTAGCCACCGGAGCATAAGTATCGAAATAATTTATTCCTTTCTTTTGTCGATATCCCTTGGCCACTAATCTGGCCTTATACTTATCAATGGTTCCATCTGCTTTGATTTTCCTTTTAAAAATCCATTTACTCCCAATTGGTTTACAACCTTGAGGTAAATCAACATATATCCAGGTCCCATTGCTTAAGATGGAGTCCTTTTCTTCATTTATAGcttccttccaaaaagcgcagtCTTGAGAAGCCATTGCCTCACTATAAGTTAAAGGATCATTATCGACGTTACATATCATTTGAGTAATGATATCATCCCTGGTCCCTTCAACTAAGTACAAGTAAAAGTCAGAACCATATTTTGAGTagttctcttttctttctcttttactTCTTTTTGGTTATGGCTCATCGACATCATTAGGAGTAATGAAATCATTATGAAGTGGATTCTCCACAGAAACATCATTTCCATGTTCCGTACTAAGAGGTGGTACCTCTACAGGGTCAACATGTTTCCTTTTCAATGAAAATGTATTTTCATAAAATTCAACATCTCTGGACTCAATTATACTATTATAAGTTAAGGAGTCATCAGTACTTAGATTTAGAAATCTGTATGCCTtattgttttgagcataaccaataaatacGCATTCTAGCGCTTTAGCACCCAATTTTGGTCTCTTTGGATTAGGCAATCTTACCAAAGCTCTGCAACCCCACACTTTGAAATAGTTCAGATTCGGTTTTCTCCTTTTCAAAGACTCATAAGGGGAAACAAGAGTTTTCTTGTGAGGAATTCTATTTAATATGTAACAAGTTGTTAATAAAGCTTCACCCCACAGATTTATGTTTAATCCAGAGTTTAACAACATACAGTTTACCATCTCTGTCAGCGTTCTATTCTTTCTTTCGGCTATTTCATTATGTTGAGGGGTATATGGTGTTGTTACTTGGTGAATAATTCCATGGGTTTCAAAATATTAAGAATCCATGTATTCACCTCCCCTGTCAGAGCGTAAGATTTTAATTTTACGACTCAATTGGTTTTCCACCTCTGCCTTATAAACCATAAACTTATGCATTGCTTCGTCTTTGGTTTTAAGGAGATACACATAACAGTAACGCGATGCATCATCAATGAAAGTGATAAAGTATCGCTTACCACCCCTAGTTAGAACGTCATTCaagtcacacaaatcagaatgcactAAATCTAAAATTTTTGAATTCCTTTCTACTGACGCAAAAGGTTTTCGAGTGATTTTAGACTTTACACGGACATCACATTTATCTTTAAATATTTTGTTGCAATTAGGAATTAAGCCTATTTTCACCATGCTTTTCATACTTTTATCATTAATATGTCCTAATCTAGCATGCCAAATATCAAAAGACTCAGAAACATAAGCGGAAGGACTTATTTCATTACTCAAGTTCAACTTGTACATTCCATTGGTTACATAGCCTTTGCCAACATACATAGCACCGTTAGATAGTATGACTCTGTCTGATTCAAACAAGATTTTAAATCCATGTTTGT comes from Papaver somniferum cultivar HN1 chromosome 7, ASM357369v1, whole genome shotgun sequence and encodes:
- the LOC113295766 gene encoding probable LRR receptor-like serine/threonine-protein kinase At1g56140 — translated: MNHNTLIYVLSGGLILLFICLILLILFRKFAKPVELKEIILRSKRKMAAPDYFSGNLRTISYFDFRTLRKATKNFNPANLLGSGGFGRVYKGKLRDGRAVAVKKLSQKSEQGEPEFLGEVRMITSIQHKNLVRLLGCCSDGSQRLLVYEYMKNGSLDSVLFGKGEHFLNWSTRYQIILGIARGLQYLHEDSHIRIVHRDIKASNILLDERLQPKIGDFGLARFFPEDEAYLSTNFAGTLGYTAPEYAIRGELTEKADIYSFGVIVLEIISCRRNTDLSLSTEMQYLPEYAWKLYERSRVTEIVDPKLQKDGFVEKDVLQAIHVAFLCLQPDPSLRPPMSDIVAMLTCKVNLVSTPTPVKPVFLGRKRPNSDNDIKTSTLHHTSRETVSTEISYPSPLLTDSTLSINIRP